The DNA region AAGGCCCGCAGTTCCTCGTGGAGTTGGCCGACTGCGGCGGTCAGCTCGTTCCAGTCGGTGGGGACCATACGCAGGCCGTCGTCCTGGTCGATGAGGTGCTTGAGCACTGGATCTTCTTTCGTTCGGTTCTGCTCAGCGTGACAGCTGGTCGGTGTGGTGACGCAGGTCGGCCAGCAGCTCCACTCCGTGCGGGGAGAAGTACTCACGCAGGAGTTCGAGTTCGCGCATGAGGTAGCGGACAGCCGGCAGGCCCTCGTCGTAGGCGCTCTGGAAGCTCGCGCGCTCAGTGGGCGTCAGGTCGTCGCGGCGCAGTTCGGTCCGGCCACGGTCACGGGTTCACTGAGAAGAGAACGGGCGTGCTCCGCGTAGGGGGTGCCTGACTTCACCAGGCGCTCCATCAGGGCGTGGCATGGCTGGCCTTCGACGCCGGCGACAACGTCCGGGCCAAGAAGCATTGGAAGCACGCACTCACCCGAGCCGAGGAACTGCAGGACAACTCGCTGGCCGTAGTGGTGATGGCGTCCATGGCGCTGATGAGTCTTCGAGAACGCGAGCCTGGTACCGCGCTCGATCTCGCCCGCGCCGCACAGTCGAAGGCCGCGTCGTGGGCGCCCCCATCGCTGATGTCCATCCTGATGACCCGGGAGGCCCGTGCTCACGCGATGATGGGCGACCCCGTCAGGGCCCGATCGACATTGGCGCAGGCGACTCGCACCTTCGAGCAAGAACGCCACGAGCGACCGGTGCCCGACTGGACGGTGTTCCACGGGCCGGCTGAGTTGGCGCTGGCGCAGGCATCCCTCTTCACGGAAGCGGGGCATCACAAGGCGGCCGTGGACTGGCTGCGGCGCTCGCTCCAACACCAGGAAACGAATTACGCGCGGAACGAGGCACTGGTGCGGTTCAGCCTCGCCGGGGCGCTCGCGCAAGCAGGTGAAGCCGAGGAGTCGGCCCACGAACTCACCTCGGGAGCCGTCCTGCTGACCGAGGTGTCGTCCGGCCGGGCTCGCACATCGATGGAGGAGGCGCACGCCCACCTGAAGCTGTTGAATCCCTCCCTGGCCGCTGCCAGCACCGCCCACCTGATCGCCTAAAAGGAGAATCGTGCAGACGCCCGCCTTCGAGACCTTCACAGATCCGGATGCTGCTGCCCGAGCGCTGGACGAGATAGCACCGCTGTACGAGCAGGTGTTCGCGGAGCCGCCCTACTTCGAGGGGCCCCGCGACCTGGCCGGATTCCTGCAGGGCTACGAGTCGTTCCGGACCATGCCCGGCTTCCGACTGGTGCTGGCTCGCTCAGGTGCTGCGTTGGTCGGGTTCGCTTTCGGTGTCCTGCTCCAGCCGGACAGCCGTTGGTGGAACGGCCTCGGCTTGGACGAGGGCTTCACCCGCGAAGACGGACATCGAACGTTCGTGATCCGAGAAATCGCCGTGGCTCCGGAGCAGCGTCGGCGGGGGTTGGGCCGGGAACTGCACGCAGCCGTACTCAAAGGGGCCCAGGTGGAGCGCGTGACGCTTGCGGTCCGGCCCGAAGCACATGCTGCGATGAAGATGTACGAAGCCCTCGGTTATCGAGACCTGGGCGACAAGCCCCCGGCCTGGGAAGGGGCCCCGGTGTACCGCTACATGGTCCGATAGCCCGCTACTTGGCCCCGGACGGATTCGTCCGCTGTTTGCTCGTGCCTCGATGCTTCCCTTGTCGCTTCTCGGTACGCGCAGGCGGGCCACCCAGGGAACTACCTTGTCAGGTGGTCGAACTCGCCTTCCTTGATGCCGAGCACGGCTCGTCGACGACGACGGGCCGACGCACGTGATCGGCATCGACAGGCGGGCGCGGATGACCCTCGCGTCTCCCGAACGAGCCTTGCGCCACTTCTCCGGGCGGCCGGGGATCACCTCGCGGCTCGTCTGGCTCGCGCAGTCGCGTGCCGCCGGGTTGGACCGGGCCCAAGCCGCCTGACCTTCGACCTACTGGTGCGCCCTCCAGCCGGTGATCTGGCGCGTTCGCGAAAGACCTGGCGGACCAGATCCAGGGCGCGGGCCAGCCCGGTTTTCGCTGTTCGCTTTGCCTTCCCCTGGGCTCGAGCGGCCCGGCCGCCGCCGGCAGGACCGCCCACCCGTCGCTGCGGGTGTCGTTCCACGGCGCGCTGGGGGACGACACCCGGAATAGCAAAATTTCAGCGCCCCCTCGACATCCTAAGGGGACATCAAGAACAGAAAGAAAATGGCCCACTGTCTCCTTGACTTCTGCGCAGGAAGTCGGTCTGGCCGACTTCCTGCGCAGGGTCCCGGAAATGCCGTCGCCGCTTCGGCCATGCCGAAGCGGCGACGGGCGACAGGGGCGACGGGTGGGTGGGTTTACCTTTCGATGCCGCCCGCCTCGCCACCCGGGCGAGGCGGGCAGCAAAAAGTAGAGCCTTCCTCTATCCCGGATAATGATTGGGGGCTTCTTGTGGCGGGCCCCTCGATCTACCGAGGGGCCCGTCATAGTCGCAGCCTTCTTCCGCGCCTCGTTCATTGGCGGATCACCCCCTCTTATTCATGGAGGGTGATCCGCTTCCTTTATTTAACATAATTCCCTTCAAAGGCCGAACGAGTGTGCAGCCGGTCGCGCCGGGGCGGGGGCACGGGCTCTCGGGTTGCCGGTAACGCTTCGGCATCTGGCGCACCGTCAGGCATTGACACCCCGCTGAGGGGGACCGTACGGTCCTGTACCAAGCGACTGGAAAGTTTCCTAACAGTTCACGTCGATCGGTCGGGAGGGGAGGATTCCGGGCATGACCAAGAGCACCGCCAAGGCTCCCCTCGCCGGCACCCCCAGTCTGTTGCGCGCCATCAACGACCGCGCCGCCCTCGAACTGTTGCTGGAGAACGGGCCGCTGTCCCGTACCCAGATCGGGGCGCTGACCGGGCTGTCCAAGCCCACTGCGTCCCAGTTGCTGGCGCGGCTGGAGGCGGCCGGGCTGGTGGTGCCGGTGGGTACCACCGAGGGTGGGCCGGGGCCCAACGCGCAGCTGTACCAGGTGAATCCGGCTGCCGGCTACGTCGCCGGGGTGGACGTCACCAACAGTGGGATCAGGGTCGCCGTCGCCGACATCACCGGCGGCACGGTGGCCGAGCACAGCGTGTCCACCAGGGGCGTCCCGGCCGCGGAGACCGTGCCGGGGGTGGCCGCCGCCGTGGCCGAGACGGTCCGCGTCGCCGGGCTGCCGGCGGGGAGCCTGCGCACCGTCGCGATCGGCGTCGGCGGAGCGCCGGATCCGGTGACCGGCAAGCTGCACTACGCCTCCCACCTGCCCGGTTGGCACTCGCCCAGACTCGTCGAGGAGCTGACCGAGGCGATCGGCGCGCCGGTGTCGATCGAGAACGACGTGAACCTGGCCGCGGTCGCCGAGCAGGTCTCCGGCGCGGCGGCCGGCTTCGAGGACTTCGTCCTGCTCTGGGCCGGGGCCGGCGTCGGCGCCGCGATCGTGCTCGCCGGGCGGCTGCACCGCGGCTTCACCGGCGGCGCCGGCGAGGTCGGCTACATGCCGGTGCCCGGCTCACCGGTCGAGTGGGACGCCCGCCGCCGCAAGTTCGGCGGCTTCCAGGCCCAGGTCGGCGCACCCGCCGTCCGGGCCCTGGCGCGCGAGCACGGGCTCGGCGCGCCCAGCGCGGAGGAGTCGATCGCCAAGGCCCTGGAGACCCCGGGCGCCGGTGACGCCTTCCTCACCGAACTGGCCGGACGGCTCGCCGTCGGGCTGTCCGTGATCGTCGCCGTGGTCGACCCCCAGCTGGTGGTCCTCTCCGGCGCGGTGCCGAGCGCCGGCGGAATGCGGCTGCGCGCGCTCGTCGAGGACGAACTGGCCCGGATCTGCCTCGCCCGTCCGGAGATCCGCAGCAGTGCCCTGCCCGGCTCGCCCGTCCTGCTCGGCGCCCTGCAGCGTGCCCTCACGGACGCCCGCGAGTCGGTCTTCTCCACCCACTCCTGATCCACTCCCCGCGCTCCTGCACCCACCGCTCCCCGACCCCCTACGCGGGCCACGAGGCGATGACGCCTGCCCGCGCACCCCCAGGAGGACCTCGAAGTGCACCCCACCACCTCCCGCAGAGGCCGCCGCACGATCGCCGCCGTCGCCGGCGGCGCAGTCCTGGCCCTGTTCGCCTCCGCCTGCACCGGTTCCAGCGAGTCGGGCGGCAGCGACGACTCCGCCAGCGGCAAGGACGTCACCATCACCTTCTGGCACGGCTGGAGCCAGGACAGCGAGGTGAAGGCGATCAACGACACCATCGCCGCCTTCGAGAGGGCCCACCCCAACATCCACGTCAAGCCGGTGGGCAACGTCGCGGACGACAAGGTCAACCAGGCCCTGCGGGCCGGCGGCGACGACGCGCCGGACGTGGTGTCCTCCTTCACCACCAACAACGTCGGCATGTTCTGCTCGACCAAGGCCTTCGTCGACCTCAAGCCCCAGCTGCAGAAGAGCGGCATCGATCCGGCCAGGACCTTCCCGGCCGCGATGCTCGACTACACGCGGTTCCAGGGCAACCAGTGCTCGCTGCCGCTGCTCGGCGACGCCTACGGGCTGTACTACAACAAGAAGGCCTTCGCCGCGGCCGGGATCGCGAACCCGCCCAAGACGTTCAGCGAGTTCGCCGACGACGCCAAGAAGTTGACCATCGCCGACGGCGACTCGTACAAACAGCTCGGCTTCATGCCGCTGTACCACGGCTACGAGTCCACCACCGAGCACTTCCTCGGCCAGTACGGCGCCACCTACTTCGGCGCCGACGGCAAGTCGAACCTCGCCACCGACCCCAAGGTCGCGGCGATGCTCAACTGGCAGAAGGGCCTGGTCGACCAGCTCGGCGGCTACGCCAGGCTGGACAAGTACCGGGCCACCTTCGGCGAGGAGTTCAGCGCCAAGAACCCCTTCCAGACCGGCCAGGTCGCGATGGCCATCGACGGCGAGTGGCGCACCGCCTCGCTCGCCGAGAACAAGCCCGACTTCGACTGGGCCACCGCGCCGTTCCCCGTCCCGGACGACCAGGCCGCAAGCTACGGCCGCGGCTACCAGACCGGCACCATCGTCGGCATCGCCAGCACCAGCAAGAAGCAGGCCGCGGCCTGGGAGTTCGTCAAGTTCCTGACCACCGACACCGACGCCGTGGTCGACTTCGCCAACGCGATCCACAACGTGCCCAGCACCTTCGACGCGCTCAGCTCGCCGAAGCTGGTCAGCGACCCCAGCTTCAAGACCTTCCTGGACGTCGCCAAGAACCCGAACTCGGGCACCACCCCGGCCAGCGTCAACGGCGGCGGCTACATCGTCTCCCTGCAGAACCTCGGCTACGACATCGAGTCGGGCAAGCAGACCGACGTCCAGGCGGGCCTCGCCGCCACCGCCAAGCAGATCGACACCGACATCGCCCAGGCGAAGTAGCGGGAACGGCCCACGGAGCTCCCCATGTCACTCGCGTTCGGCACCCGCAAGGGCGCTGGGGCGACCACCCCGGCGGCGCCCGCCACGCAGCACCTGCTGCGCCGGAAGCGCCGCCGGGAGACGGCCCGCACCCTCGCCTTCCTCTCCCCCTGGCTGATCGGGGTCAGCGTCTTCTTCGTCTACCCGCTGGTCTCCACCGCCTACTTCTCCCTCACCCAGTACAACGGCTTCGGCGCCCCGGCCTTCAACGGCCTCAAGAACTGGGACTACGTCCTCGACGAGCTGCCGACCTTCTGGCAGGGCCTGCGCAACACCCTGTGGCTGGTGCTGGTCATGGTGACCCTGCGGGTCGCCTTCGGCCTCGGCATCGGGCTGCTCATCACCAAGGTCAAGACCGGCGCCGGCTTCTTCCGCACCGTCTTCTACCTGCCCTACCTGGCCCCGCCGGTGGCCGCCACGGTCGCCTTCGCCTTCCTGCTCAACCCCGGCACCGGCCCGCTCAACCACCTGCTCGGCGAACTCGGGCTGCCGCAGCCCGGCTGGTTCGCCGACCCGGACTGGTCCAAGCCCGCGCTCACCCTGCTCGCCATGTGGGGCATCGGCGACCTGATGGTCATCTTCATGGCCTCGCTGCTGGACGTCCCCCAGGAGCAGTACGAGGCGGCCGAACTCGACGGCGCCGGCCCGTTCCAGCGGTTCCGGTACGTCACGCTGCCGAACATCTCGCCGATCATCATGTTCGCGGTGGTCACCGGGGTCATCCAGACCATGCAGTACTACACCCAGGCGATCGTCGCCGGGAAGGTCGCCAGCGGCATCGCCGGCAACTCCGGGCAGCAGTTCGAGCCCGGCTATCCCCAGGGCTCCACCTGGACCCTGCCGCAGATGGTCTACAACCTCGGCTTCCAGCGCTTCGACTACGGCGCCGCCTGCGTCGTCGCCCTGGTGCTGTTCGCCATCTCGATGGCCGTCACCTCGATCCTGCTCCGCCGCCGGTCCGGCTTCATGGCGAGCGACGACTAGCGCCACGACCAGAGCGACGACCAGCGGACGGATGAGGACCCTGTCATGACTCCCAGCTCCACACTGACCGAGCCGCCGGCCCGCACCGCCGGCGGCAGCGCCGCCGCCCGGGCCGCCCGGCGCCGCGCGCTGCTCAACTGGGTGGCCGTGCACGCGCTGGCGATCGCCGCCGCGCTGTTCTTCCTGCTGCCCTTCGTCTTCGTCTTCCTCACCTCGGTGATGAACGACCAGCAGGCGCTCACCACCGACTACTGGCCCGCCTCCTGGAACTGGGGCAACTACGGCAAGGTCTGGGACACCCCCGGCTTCCTCACCTGGTGGCGCAACACCCTGGTGTACGCCGGCGCCGGCACCCTGCTCACCGTCCTCTCCAGCCTGCCGGTCGCCTACGCGCTCGCCAAGTTCCGCTTCCGCGGCCGCAACCTGGCGCTGATGGCGGTCATCGCGATGATGATGCTGCCGCCGCAGGTCACCGTCATCCCGATGTACCTGTTCTGGGCCAAGCAGATGGGCCTGGGCGGCTCGCTCTGGCCGCTGATCATCCCGACGGCCTTCGGCGACGCGTTCTCGATCTTCCTGCTGCGCCAGTTCCTGCTGACCATCCCCAAGGAGTACCTCGAGGCCGCCCGGATCGACGGCTGCGGCGATCTGCGCACCCTCCTGCGGGTCGTCCTGCCGATGGCCAAGCCGGCCATCGCCGCCGTCGCCCTGTTCCAGTTCTTCTACTGCTGGAACGACTACTTCGGCCCGCAGATCTACGCCAGCGACAACCACGAGGCCTGGACGCTCAGTTACGGCCTGGAGTCGTTCAAGGCCGCCCACCACACCAACTGGAACCTCACCATGGCCGCCACCCTGCTGGTGATGGCCCCGGTGATCGTCCTCTTCTTCTTCGCGCAGAAGGCCTTCATCGAAGGCGTGACACTGACAGGGGTCAAGGGCTGATGTCCGCACTGAAGACGTCCGCGCTGAAGACGTCCGCACTGAAGTTGGCCATCGTCGGCGGTGGTTCGACGTACACCCCGGAGCTGATCGACGGCTTCGCGCGGCTGCGCGACACCCTGCCGATCGGCGAACTGGTGCTGATCGACCCGGCCGCCGAGCGGCTGGAGCTGATCGGCGGCCTCGCCCGGCGGATCTTCGCCCGGCAGGGGCACCCCGCCGCGGTGTCGGTGACCACCGACCTGACGGCGGGCGTCGCGGACGCCGACGCCGTACTGCTCCAACTGCGGGTCGGCGGCCAGGCCGCGCGCAACCAGGACGAGACCTGGCCGCTGGAGTGCGGCTGCGTCGGCCAGGAGACCACCGGCGCGGGCGGGCTCGCCAAGGCGCTGCGCACGGTGCCGGTCGTCCTGGACATCGCCGAGCAGGTCCGCCGGACCAACCCGGACGCCTGGGTCGTCGACTTCACCAACCCGGTCGGCATCGTCACCCGGGCCCTGCGGAACGCCGGCCACAAGGCCGTCGGGCTGTGCAACGTCGCGATCGGCTTCCAGCGCAGGTTCGCGGCCCACCTGGGGGTCGACCCGGAGCTGGTCCGGCTGGACCACGTCGGGCTCAACCACCTCACCTGGGAGCGCGGGGTGACCCTGCTGGACTCCCCCGGTTCGGTGAACGGGCGGGAGGTGCTGCCCTCGCTGCTGCGGGACTTCGGCAGGGAGATCGCCGACGACCTGCACCTGCCGCAGGCCTTCGTCCAGCGGCTCGGTGTGGTGCCCTCGTACTACCTGCGGTACTTCTACCAGCACGACCCGGTGGTCGAGGAACTCAAGGCCCAGGGCTCGCGCGCGGCGCAGGTCGCCGAGATCGAACGGCAGTTGCTGGAGCTGTACGCCGACCCCGCGCTGGACACCAAGCCCGAGCTGCTCGGCAAGCGCGGCGGGGCCTTCTACTCGGAGGCCGCCGTCCAGCTGATCTCGGCCCTGCTGGGGACCGGCGGCGGGACGTCCGTCCAGGTGGTCAACACCCGCAACGAAGGGGTGCTGCCCTTCCTGCCGGACGACGCCGTCATCGAGGTCCCGGCCGAGGTGGACGCCGCCGGGGTGCGGCCGCTGCCGCAGCGGCCGGTCGAGCCGCTGTTCGCCGGACTGATCGCCGCCGTCACCTCGTACGAGCACCTCGCGCTCGACGCCGCCCTGCACGGCGGACGCGACCGGGTCTTCGACGCCCTGCTCGCCCACCCGCTGGTCGGCCAGATCGAACTCGCCGACCAGCTCACGGACCGGCTGCTCGCCCACAACCGCGAGCACCTCGCCTGGGCCTGAGCGCCCGGGTGCCCGGCCCGCTCGAGACGGCGGGCCGGGCACCGCGAGGAGACCGACCAACCCCGGCCGGGGCTCCGCGGCCGGGCCACGTACGAGCCGCGGGGACCTCGATGACCCACCAGCCCGAACCACTCCTGCCCGGCGTCCTCGCCATCGACGCGGGCAACTCCAAGACCGACGTCGCCCTGATCGGCGCCGACGGCACCGTCCTCGGCACCGCCCGCGGCGGCGGCTTCGCACCCCAGAAGATCGGCGGCGCCGCGGCCGTGGCCGGCCTCGCCCCCCTGGTCGAACAGGCCGCCGCGGCGGCCGGCCACCCCGGCTTCCGCGGCGTGCTCACCAGCCACGTCAGCGCCTGCCTGGCCAACGCCGACCTGCCGGTCGAGGAGGAGGCGCTGCGCGCCGCCCTCGAATCGCACCCGTGGGGCCTCAGCAACACCGTCGTCAACGACACCTTCGGCCTGCTGCGGGCCGGCACCGACGGCCCGCGCGGGGTCGCGGTGGTCTGCGGCGCCGGGATCAACTGCGTCGGCCTGCTGCCGGACGGGCGCACCGCCCGCTTCCCGGCGCTCGGCGAGCTCACCGGCGACTGGGGAGGCGGCGCCGGGCTCGCCGTCAACAGCATGTGGCACGCCGTACGCGCCGAGGACGGGCGGGGCGGGCCCACCGCACTGGCCCGGGCCATCGCCGAACACTTCGGCCTGCCCAGCGCCGGGGCCGTCGCCGAGGCCGTCCACCTCGGGCACCTGCCGACCATGCGGCTGCACGAGATCGTCCGGGTGCTGTTCGCGGTCGCGGGCGAGGGGGACGCCGTCGCCCTGGAACTGATCGACCGGCAGGCGGACGAGATCGTCCGGCTGGCCGTGGTGGCGCTCGGACGGCTGGAACTGCTGGACTCGCCCGCCCCGGTGGTGCTCGGCGGCGGGGTGCTCGCCTCCCGGCAACCGCTGCTGCTCGACAACCTGACGGCGCGGCTGGCACGGGCCGCCCCGCTGGCCGAGCCTCGGGTGGTCGTGGCGCCGCCGGTGCTGGGTGCGGCGCTGCTGGGGCTCGACCACCTGGGCGCGGGCGCGGCGGCGCAGGCTCGGGTGCGCGGGGTGTACGAGGCGCGGCGGGTGATCGCGGCCT from Kitasatospora cathayae includes:
- a CDS encoding ROK family transcriptional regulator, producing MTKSTAKAPLAGTPSLLRAINDRAALELLLENGPLSRTQIGALTGLSKPTASQLLARLEAAGLVVPVGTTEGGPGPNAQLYQVNPAAGYVAGVDVTNSGIRVAVADITGGTVAEHSVSTRGVPAAETVPGVAAAVAETVRVAGLPAGSLRTVAIGVGGAPDPVTGKLHYASHLPGWHSPRLVEELTEAIGAPVSIENDVNLAAVAEQVSGAAAGFEDFVLLWAGAGVGAAIVLAGRLHRGFTGGAGEVGYMPVPGSPVEWDARRRKFGGFQAQVGAPAVRALAREHGLGAPSAEESIAKALETPGAGDAFLTELAGRLAVGLSVIVAVVDPQLVVLSGAVPSAGGMRLRALVEDELARICLARPEIRSSALPGSPVLLGALQRALTDARESVFSTHS
- a CDS encoding carbohydrate ABC transporter permease, with translation MSLAFGTRKGAGATTPAAPATQHLLRRKRRRETARTLAFLSPWLIGVSVFFVYPLVSTAYFSLTQYNGFGAPAFNGLKNWDYVLDELPTFWQGLRNTLWLVLVMVTLRVAFGLGIGLLITKVKTGAGFFRTVFYLPYLAPPVAATVAFAFLLNPGTGPLNHLLGELGLPQPGWFADPDWSKPALTLLAMWGIGDLMVIFMASLLDVPQEQYEAAELDGAGPFQRFRYVTLPNISPIIMFAVVTGVIQTMQYYTQAIVAGKVASGIAGNSGQQFEPGYPQGSTWTLPQMVYNLGFQRFDYGAACVVALVLFAISMAVTSILLRRRSGFMASDD
- a CDS encoding GNAT family N-acetyltransferase, whose protein sequence is MQTPAFETFTDPDAAARALDEIAPLYEQVFAEPPYFEGPRDLAGFLQGYESFRTMPGFRLVLARSGAALVGFAFGVLLQPDSRWWNGLGLDEGFTREDGHRTFVIREIAVAPEQRRRGLGRELHAAVLKGAQVERVTLAVRPEAHAAMKMYEALGYRDLGDKPPAWEGAPVYRYMVR
- a CDS encoding N-acetylglucosamine kinase: MTHQPEPLLPGVLAIDAGNSKTDVALIGADGTVLGTARGGGFAPQKIGGAAAVAGLAPLVEQAAAAAGHPGFRGVLTSHVSACLANADLPVEEEALRAALESHPWGLSNTVVNDTFGLLRAGTDGPRGVAVVCGAGINCVGLLPDGRTARFPALGELTGDWGGGAGLAVNSMWHAVRAEDGRGGPTALARAIAEHFGLPSAGAVAEAVHLGHLPTMRLHEIVRVLFAVAGEGDAVALELIDRQADEIVRLAVVALGRLELLDSPAPVVLGGGVLASRQPLLLDNLTARLARAAPLAEPRVVVAPPVLGAALLGLDHLGAGAAAQARVRGVYEARRVIAA
- a CDS encoding ABC transporter substrate-binding protein, with translation MHPTTSRRGRRTIAAVAGGAVLALFASACTGSSESGGSDDSASGKDVTITFWHGWSQDSEVKAINDTIAAFERAHPNIHVKPVGNVADDKVNQALRAGGDDAPDVVSSFTTNNVGMFCSTKAFVDLKPQLQKSGIDPARTFPAAMLDYTRFQGNQCSLPLLGDAYGLYYNKKAFAAAGIANPPKTFSEFADDAKKLTIADGDSYKQLGFMPLYHGYESTTEHFLGQYGATYFGADGKSNLATDPKVAAMLNWQKGLVDQLGGYARLDKYRATFGEEFSAKNPFQTGQVAMAIDGEWRTASLAENKPDFDWATAPFPVPDDQAASYGRGYQTGTIVGIASTSKKQAAAWEFVKFLTTDTDAVVDFANAIHNVPSTFDALSSPKLVSDPSFKTFLDVAKNPNSGTTPASVNGGGYIVSLQNLGYDIESGKQTDVQAGLAATAKQIDTDIAQAK
- a CDS encoding carbohydrate ABC transporter permease, whose product is MTPSSTLTEPPARTAGGSAAARAARRRALLNWVAVHALAIAAALFFLLPFVFVFLTSVMNDQQALTTDYWPASWNWGNYGKVWDTPGFLTWWRNTLVYAGAGTLLTVLSSLPVAYALAKFRFRGRNLALMAVIAMMMLPPQVTVIPMYLFWAKQMGLGGSLWPLIIPTAFGDAFSIFLLRQFLLTIPKEYLEAARIDGCGDLRTLLRVVLPMAKPAIAAVALFQFFYCWNDYFGPQIYASDNHEAWTLSYGLESFKAAHHTNWNLTMAATLLVMAPVIVLFFFAQKAFIEGVTLTGVKG
- a CDS encoding 6-phospho-beta-glucosidase gives rise to the protein MKLAIVGGGSTYTPELIDGFARLRDTLPIGELVLIDPAAERLELIGGLARRIFARQGHPAAVSVTTDLTAGVADADAVLLQLRVGGQAARNQDETWPLECGCVGQETTGAGGLAKALRTVPVVLDIAEQVRRTNPDAWVVDFTNPVGIVTRALRNAGHKAVGLCNVAIGFQRRFAAHLGVDPELVRLDHVGLNHLTWERGVTLLDSPGSVNGREVLPSLLRDFGREIADDLHLPQAFVQRLGVVPSYYLRYFYQHDPVVEELKAQGSRAAQVAEIERQLLELYADPALDTKPELLGKRGGAFYSEAAVQLISALLGTGGGTSVQVVNTRNEGVLPFLPDDAVIEVPAEVDAAGVRPLPQRPVEPLFAGLIAAVTSYEHLALDAALHGGRDRVFDALLAHPLVGQIELADQLTDRLLAHNREHLAWA